A window of Grus americana isolate bGruAme1 chromosome 15, bGruAme1.mat, whole genome shotgun sequence genomic DNA:
CTTAGATTGAAggtgtttcttttctccctttactGTGTAGTAGAATTAAGAGGTTATGGATTATTTCTGTTGCAGCCTTGCAGTCTCTTGTAGATGGATATGGCTGAACCAGGGTAGGTCCATATTATGCACTGGACTGAAgatggggctggatgggaaaACTGAGCCCCAGAGGCAGCCAGATCCTCTCAGAGATCTTGGGGTGTCTCACtgtctccttttccccaggTTATGCGCTACCAAGTTCTGCTGTCGCTGATGCTCTCCAGCCAGACCAAGGACCAGGTGACATCAGCTGCTATGTTGCGCCTGAGGCAGCATGGCCTCACAGTTGACAGTATTTTGCAGATGGATGATGCGACACTTGGGCAGATAATTTACCCTGTAGGATTCTGGAGGGTGAGTGCAGGATTGTGGCAGCACCCGATGCGGGTGCAACCCCTCTCCATGGTCCTCTGCTCCCGTGCAGCTGTCTGAGACAGCTCAGAGGCCCAGGAGAGGAGCACAAGGCGGGTGCAGACTTGTCCTTCGCAGGCTGTACTTGCAGCCAGTTGCTGAGCTGACAGCAGGTAATGAAGGCAGGAGGTGGGTGCAAACCCGCCCTGCTCCTGAGAGACGCACCCCCAGCTGGTATTCAGCCTGTGTGCCATGCCCCGTGGTGATATTTCCCCTGGAGTCGAGCTGAAGGCTGTATTTTACGCCAGTTTTAGCAATTTGTATTCACAGCAAGATTATTTGCTGCAGTGCCtggagtgtgcagaggaggttAGAGCTAATCAGGtctcagcattttgttttcaaggagAAATCAAAGATCTCTGTCTCCCCTCCACAGACTCCAGTGCATGGCCTCACATGTAACATATGCTCAGGAatggtttgttttctgagcTGTTTGTCTCTTTTCCTGTATTGGAGGGCAACTTGgattttctgcctttccccttGGTTTTCCAGAACAAGGTGAAGTACATAAAGCAGACGACAGCCATCCTGAAGCAGAAATACGGGGGTGACATACCGAGAACTGTGGAGGAGCTGGTGCAGCTGCCAGGAGTTGGGCCCAAAATGGCCCACTTGGCCATGAACATTGCCTGGGACAGCGTGTCTGGGATAGGTAGGTCAGACTGTGTTTTCCCCATTCTTCTCCTAAATTCTGTCTGATCTGGCTGCCCCAGGAGCAACATCACTTCAGTTTAGTCATCTGCAGAGTATTTGGGTGGGTGAAGGATGAGACCCTCAACTACTTGCAGAGGATGAGTTGCTATAGGATTTAAACATGGATCCACCTTCTGTTTTTCCCCAGATTTGATAGCAGAAGTCCCCAAGGGCAGTCACTTCCTCCCCTCAGATGCTGCTAAGTAGTGCAAGTATTGCCCAGTTGGGCAGGCATCCAAAAAGAGGTGCTAGCAGAATAATGCTTTGAAATCTCTTTGGTGGCAAGTGAAAGAGAGGTGagggtgtcgtggtttaacccaagccagcaccacgcagccgctcgctcacttcTGCcatggcaggatgggggagagaattggaagagtaaaagtgagaaagctcgtgggttgagataaagacagtttaataggcaaagcaaaagccgcacacacaagcaaagcaaatcaaGGAATTcatttcccatgggcaggcgGGCGTTCAGCCATCCccgggaaagcagggctccatcacacataatggtgacttgggaagacaaatgccatcactctgaatgcccccccttcctccttcttcctcccgctttatatgctgagcatgacgtcatatggtatggaatatcccttgggtcactgaggtcagctgtcccgggctgtgtcccctcccaactccttgtgcatccccagctactcactggtggggtggggtgaggagcaggaaaggccttggctctgtgtaggcactgctcagcaggaactaaAACATCTCTCTGTTATCAACaccattttcagcacaaatccaaaacgcagccccgtaccagctactatgaagaaaattaactctatcccaactAAAACCAGCACAGGGAGGAATTTTGTGATTTGGGGATAGTTGTAGGATAGTctgaggttatttttttccagggttGCTTCTGCCTAAACAAATCTTGTAGGATTTTTGTTTGGCAAGCTGTAAGAGGACAGAAACAGGGCTTAGTCAAAACTACCATTGGAAATCGGTAATTCATGATGGGTCATAGAAAGAAATGGTCTCAGGCAACCTGTAGCTACAGAATTTCTGATCTCTTTTAGTTCCTGCTGCTGGGTAATAGGTAACAACAGGTACATTTGTTTATTTACCATGTTTATTGAACAGAGAGCGTAGGAGAGTGCACAGCTGTACCCCATGGAGCTATGTGCTTTAGCAGTGATCGTCTGGGAGAGGAAGTCTGTGGTGGAGATGGGCCCAGGCCAGACCTAGGGCAGGTTCGTTCCTGCACAGTGCTCGTTTGGGGAGCACGGAGGGGAGCGTGGCTGGCGGCAGAGCTGCCCGCAGCAGCCTGCAGATGGGGCTGGACGATCAGCTGCAGGGTCCCGGCGGGCTGCCTGGCCTGGGGGCCCCTGGGGACAGATTAATATTCCAAGTGTATTTGCTGCTTAACAGAGGAGCCCTGGGAAATCTAGGAATGGTGCCACCTGATGAATGACTGCCGCTGCGGCGAGCATGCAGCCCAAGgtcagtgcaggcagcagctgactCCCGCAGCCCCACTGGTGACCATCAGCCGTACAAAATGTGGCTCTTGCGCTAGATTCGACAGCGCTTGGGGTCTGTTCTCTCCCTGCTGTGGGGGAGGGAAGTCTAGAGGGAGCCAAACTAGCCAACTGTTTTGCAAATAATTGTGTGCTCAGTTTTGATTTAAGAGGCAAGACTTAGTCTTCCTGTTTACAGCAATTTCCTGGGTTTTGCCCAATTAGCCATAGAGACAGGTTTATCGCTGCTGATCTAACAATAATACACTTTGCGTTCAGAGCTTTTGAGCTCAAAGCACTTTATAAACATTCATTTAAGCCTCACAAACCCCCTTGTGTTGGTAGGTATtatgaaatgtgttttccatCTGGGTAAACTAAGGGGCAGAGATTGCAACTTGCGTAACATCAGCTGAGACGCAGAGGAAGAGAACCCGGGACAGGCTGCCTTGTGCCTGCTAGATCAGAGCATGCAAACCTTCGAAGGAAGGCTGGGTCAGATTGTGTGAGCGTGTCGCTAGCTGCGCCGTGTGATATATCCATCCTGTCTTGCTTTTGGCTCTGGGCCTAGGAAGAAAGCAGCGGGTCTGTTCTGCGAGTGAACCTCCCCTCCTGTTTCACCTGCCTGTTCCTGCCGGCCGGCAGAAGCCCGTGCAGGGTGCTGTACCTGGTGTGCTGTGACAGGCAGCTTTTGGCTGTGCTCTCTCCGTTCAGGTGTGTCTGCCCCCACCTAAACTCTGGGCTCTCCCTTCCTAGCTGTGGACACCCATGTGCACAGGATCACAAACAGGCTGAAGTGGGTGAAGAAGGAGACCAGATACCCCGAGGAAACTCGGGTAGCGCTGGAGGACTGGCTGCCCAGGTAAGGCCTGAGACCGCAGCCTCCTTCCTCCACACCAAGCCCCTCAAGATAGCTGCAAGAGCCATGTCTGCACAGTTCTGCTTACAGTATTTTCAGA
This region includes:
- the NTHL1 gene encoding endonuclease III-like protein 1 isoform X5; this encodes MRRNRDAPVDEMGVEKCYDSSAPPQVMRYQVLLSLMLSSQTKDQVTSAAMLRLRQHGLTVDSILQMDDATLGQIIYPVGFWRNKVKYIKQTTAILKQKYGGDIPRTVEELVQLPGVGPKMAHLAMNIAWDSVSGIAVDTHVHRITNRLKWVKKETRYPEETRVALEDWLPRDLWSEINWLFVGFGQQTCLPVNPRCNECLNQDICPAAKRH
- the NTHL1 gene encoding endonuclease III-like protein 1 isoform X3; the protein is MCAAAGGGRSAARRLGRARGAAGVSQVQSTASIPRRSRRRKNVAIAYESGQADGAEQGTSEPQRPHWEPRDWRQQLERIREMRRNRDAPVDEMGVEKCYDSSAPPQVMRYQVLLSLMLSSQTKDQVTSAAMLRLRQHGLTVDSILQMDDATLGQIIYPVGFWRNKVKYIKQTTAILKQKYGGDIPRTVEELVQLPGVGPKMAHLAMNIAWDSVSGIGRKQRVCSASEPPLLFHLPVPAGRQKPVQGAVPGVL
- the NTHL1 gene encoding endonuclease III-like protein 1 isoform X2 encodes the protein MCAAAGGGRSAARRLVSQVQSTASIPRRSRRRKNVAIAYESGQADGAEQGTSEPQRPHWEPRDWRQQLERIREMRRNRDAPVDEMGVEKCYDSSAPPQVMRYQVLLSLMLSSQTKDQVTSAAMLRLRQHGLTVDSILQMDDATLGQIIYPVGFWRNKVKYIKQTTAILKQKYGGDIPRTVEELVQLPGVGPKMAHLAMNIAWDSVSGIAVDTHVHRITNRLKWVKKETRYPEETRVALEDWLPRDLWSEINWLFVGFGQQTCLPVNPRCNECLNQDICPAAKRH